In the genome of Arachis stenosperma cultivar V10309 chromosome 6, arast.V10309.gnm1.PFL2, whole genome shotgun sequence, the window GTACTGGAAGTTTGAGGGCATTTATTGAATACCTAGATGAAGTTATGGGAACTCGACCATCTGTGTCGCCACTGCATtacattaataaataaataacaacaacaacaataaataaTGTCATACATGAAGCAAAGCCTTCATTAAATCATTGTATATCTTGAATTCAAGTAGTAAATGAAAACTAGTGTCTTACCTATAAATCCAGATGCTTATGTTACTTGATATTAATCTATTTATAGTTGGTAGAATACTTGCTGGACTATCCGTCCATCCCACCAGGCTGTGATTATGACAGATAAAAGGAATTCATGGAGTATAATTGATGTTGTGATTATGGCATTATTATGGGAGGTTTCTATTGAATCGAGAAATAGGTTTAATtgtctattttttcttttatacaGTATATATAAGATTTTTTATAGATAACTCAAATGAACCAATTGGATACCTGCAAGAAGACCAATTTGTGGCTTTAGCATGAAGGGCCTTTTGAACTTCTGGGAGATTCAAGTAGGACTTTGTGTAATGATCAGAACAAGGGTCGAAATCATTGCCCTACAATGTTGGATATGGTTTCATTGACACATATAAAGCATGAAAGTTGAGATGTAATTAGAAGATGAAAGTTTTTTTTTGGTTTCCCACGGTATCCCCCAACCCGACAGGTCAAAAACTAATCCGTCgcgaatctgagctccatttaagggaTTGCCACTGGCTAATGAGTTGCTACATGCACAAGGCGGTATTCGAACCCCCGACATTTGCTTAAGCGGACAAGTGAActgaccactcgaccaacccaagTTGGTTATTAGAAGATGAAAGTTGTTTGGTTACAATTGATGAAAATAACTTGCCtaaatatattagtaattaccgttcattaaaaaaaaaatcacctttttttaattaaccaaTTAACATGAGATACTACAACTTACAGGAGATTgtgatgaagatgaagaatcACAAAGTGGAGCATATATGTTGTATATGTCAATATCACCAACTTCAACATCAGCCATGTTCATATATTTGATGCATTCATTAGAGAAATTACCGCTAACATAGTCACAATTTTTTTCAATTCCAGAATGTGATTCGTCAGAGCTTAGAGCATGTGACCAATAATAATCATACATACCCTTTGTACACAAATTATCATCTATCCATCCATTTCCAACCTGCAATACTATcagtgtattaaaattaaattcgtCGAATATAAATGTGTATGTGTGTGTTGAGTGTTGACTAACCGCAATTCCTTTTAAGTTGATAACTGTTTGATGATTTGACGCTGCAATGTTATTATATGAGAGAATAGTGTGAGCAAGCTGAGGGACATAATGGCCAGCATAGCTTTCTCCAGTTATGAAGAAGTCACGTGTTTTGTAGTGTGGGAATCTCTCAAGCCACTTCACAAGGAATGTGTAAGAATCCAAGGCGGTGATGCTGTCGCCAATTTTAGCATAGTCCGAGGAAGTGTTTGAATATGAAAATCCAACACCTGCTGGTGATTCTAGGAAAATCACGTTTGCAACTGCCATGTTTTACATACAACAAAACCATCCTTAGTTTTGATCTGTGTTTATGAGTATGACTCTGGTCACTCAATAAACACGTGTTATAGCGAATTTGTTAAATGGTGAAAACTTAGGTGGAATCGACTTAACATGAAattgatttgactgatttgactaaatttttatttaacaactttaaactatcaacttcacgtgaagtcaacTGTACTTGAGTTTTCAcctattaaattatttttaataaataaattttattaatttatgtatgtaaattttaaaaaatatagatataaattatattaattcatctgtataaattttttataattataagtgcaaattattattttttttgtgtgtaaCATCTCTATGAATATGAGTATAAATTATTACTAGTCAAAACCGATAATATTTGCGCCATGGAGCA includes:
- the LOC130935067 gene encoding serine carboxypeptidase 1-like isoform X2, coding for MNLMMISLKLLLFMNLSIIITTCKANPKQQGQPEGVDFDQYAGYITLDANKGKALFYYFVESPQNSSTNPLLLWLNGGPGCSSLGFGAMEELGPFRINSDGRTLYRNPYSWNNVANVIFLESPAGVGFSYSNTSSDYAKIGDSITALDSYTFLVKWLERFPHYKTRDFFITGESYAGHYVPQLAHTILSYNNIAASNHQTVINLKGIAVGNGWIDDNLCTKGMYDYYWSHALSSDESHSGIEKNCDYVSGNFSNECIKYMNMADVEVGDIDIYNIYAPLCDSSSSSQSPGNDFDPCSDHYTKSYLNLPEVQKALHAKATNWSSCSLVGWTDSPASILPTINRLISSNISIWIYSGDTDGRVPITSSRYSINALKLPVQTPWRSWYSANQVGGYVVGYKGLTLVSVRGAGHTVPSYQPQRALTMISYFLNGELPPKN
- the LOC130935067 gene encoding serine carboxypeptidase 1-like isoform X1, with product MNLMMISLKLLLFMNLSIIITTCKANPKQQGEHLSKFIHSKRSQNNNNNNPSSSSSSLEAFLSHLPQLHVDDDDEQSKLKEDDKVEGLPGQPEGVDFDQYAGYITLDANKGKALFYYFVESPQNSSTNPLLLWLNGGPGCSSLGFGAMEELGPFRINSDGRTLYRNPYSWNNVANVIFLESPAGVGFSYSNTSSDYAKIGDSITALDSYTFLVKWLERFPHYKTRDFFITGESYAGHYVPQLAHTILSYNNIAASNHQTVINLKGIAVGNGWIDDNLCTKGMYDYYWSHALSSDESHSGIEKNCDYVSGNFSNECIKYMNMADVEVGDIDIYNIYAPLCDSSSSSQSPGNDFDPCSDHYTKSYLNLPEVQKALHAKATNWSSCSLVGWTDSPASILPTINRLISSNISIWIYSGDTDGRVPITSSRYSINALKLPVQTPWRSWYSANQVGGYVVGYKGLTLVSVRGAGHTVPSYQPQRALTMISYFLNGELPPKN